The Pirellulales bacterium genome segment GATCGTGATGGCGGGCGACATAGAAGTTCAGGCCGGCGGCAAAGCCCTCGAGCATCGCGCGATAGTCGGGATCGAGCTTGTGATAGGTTTCGACGGCCCGTGGGTAAACGCGAAATTGGTAATTGAAGAAATCGGCCGTGACGTTCTTGTCGTTGTCTCCAGGGCCAAAAGTCGCGGCCAGTTGGCTGCGCACGCCGAGAATGCCGCGCAGGATATTGTCGAGGTGATCCTCCGCCTGGCAGTAGGCGAATCCGAAGGCCGCGGCTTCGAGCGTTTCTCCTTCAATATGCGGCACGCCAAACTGCGTGCGGCGGATTTGCACCTGCTTGGCCAGAACCGCGGGGTCCGCGGCAGTCGCCGTGACCCAGGGGGAAACGATCGCACCAAATGCCGTGGCGCCGACCAAGGCCGTGAAAGCAGCGCAGCCGAACCGTTGCGTGATCGCCATACGACCCCCGGTGCCATTTAGACGGACTGATTACAGCCAGTGAAATCCGGCCTGTGTTGCGGGCTAGCGCAGCTTAACTGGGGTGCAAGTCGGGTTCAACTCGCGAACCCAGCGGTCGGCCGGCCAACCGCGCCCGTGCAAGTGGGACTTGCTGGAGAATGTCTGCTCAATGCCGGTGGCGTTGAACGTTCACGGGCCGTTGCTTTGGCCTATTGCGAAGCCGACAATGGGCAACGTCCCGCAAAGCTCATTTCCGCGGCGCATCAGACGCAACCACCACGTTCGAGGATGGCACGCATGTTACTCGACAAGAATCCGTCGTTGATCTCCTGGGCTGTCTTGTCCGCTCGAACTATCGGATATTTGCTACTGGTGTGCGGAGTTGCCATTGGCATCACGCCCGCCGCGCTGCGTGGCGAAGAAGCGCTCGGCATCGACGGGGGGAAGATCCGCGGATCGAACGATGACTCGGGCGTGCGCAGTTACAAAGGAATACCGTTTGCCGCGCCGCCGGTGGGCAAACTCCGTTGGCAGCCGCCGCAGCCGCTGGTCGCCTGGGAGGGAACGCGCGACTGCACGCAGTTCGGCGCGGTGTGTCCACAATTGCCCTATCCAGCTGGTTCGATGTATGTGCAGAAGCCACAACCGCAGAGCGAAGACTGCCTGTTCCTGAACGTCTGGACCGCGGCCAAGAGCGCCGCCGAGCGGCGCCCCGTGCTGGTGTGGATTCACGGTGGCGCCCTGACGCGCGGGTCGGGCTCGATTCCGCCCTACGATGGCACGTCGCTCGCGCGGAAAGGCGCCGTGGTGGTGACGATCAACTATCGTTTGGGACCGCTGGGATTCTTCGCGCATCCGTCCCTCAGTAAAGAGTCGGATCATGGTTCATCGGGTAACTACGGCATGCTCGATCAGATTGCGGCGCTCGAGTGGGTGAAGCGGAATATTGCAAACTTTGGCGGTGACCCGTCACGGGTGACGATTTTTGGCGAATCGGCCGGATCGTGGAGCGTCTGTTACCTGGTTGCCTCTCCGCTGGCCAAGGGATTGTTCCACGGTGCGATTGGCCAAAGTGGCGGCGCGTTCGCGCCCATGGCGTTCTTGAAAGAGGAAAAGCATGGCGTTCCCTCGGCCGA includes the following:
- a CDS encoding carboxylesterase family protein, which codes for MLLDKNPSLISWAVLSARTIGYLLLVCGVAIGITPAALRGEEALGIDGGKIRGSNDDSGVRSYKGIPFAAPPVGKLRWQPPQPLVAWEGTRDCTQFGAVCPQLPYPAGSMYVQKPQPQSEDCLFLNVWTAAKSAAERRPVLVWIHGGALTRGSGSIPPYDGTSLARKGAVVVTINYRLGPLGFFAHPSLSKESDHGSSGNYGMLDQIAALEWVKRNIANFGGDPSRVTIFGESAGSWSVCYLVASPLAKGLFHGAIGQSGGAFAPMAFLKEEKHGVPSAEKVGERLVKELDCEAAESAAEALRAKTPDELLAAAEKIGLRIRPNVDGWVLPDDVYAIFTAGKQNHVPVIVGSTADEGTTLAAALVPKTKEAYEAAARTKYGDLADEFLAVYPAATDEDVRGAFLASVRDEWFTWEMRTWARLAERSGNAAYQYFFSHVPPSPNKAQNGAYHAAEILYVFDNLPTVDWPFSVDDRELAEDVSSAWVRFAATRDPNGGDLPLWTTYDAAAQYYMALGDRIEPRRELLKAQCDFFDKFYAAKRITP